ATGTGCCGCAGGAAGTGCTGCTCTTCTCCGGTACGGTCCGGGAGAACATTGCCTGGGGACGCGAGGATGCTTCCATGGAGGAAATTAAAGAAGCGGCGCGCAGAGCCCAAATCCATGATACCATCGAGCATTTGCCTAAGGGCTATGACACGATGCTGGGCCAGCGGGGAGTCAACTTGTCCGGCGGGCAGAAGCAGCGCTTGTCCATTGCACGAGCACTTGTACGAAAGCCCGCCATCCTTATTCTGGACGACAGCACCAGCGCCCTTGACGTCCGTACGGAAGGTGCCCTGCTGGATGCCCTGAAGGATTTGTCCTGCACGACGTTTTTGATCACGCAGAAGATCAGCTCGACCACTTCGGCTGATTTGATTCTGCTGCTGGATGATGGGCGTTTGATTGGAAAAGGGAACCACGACGCTTTGATGGAAAGTTCCGCTCTTTATCGACGCATCTATGAATCCCAATACGGAGAGGAGGCGCAGCAGCATGCTCAAGGCATTCACTGAACCGTTTCGTCATCCAAGACCGAAGATCGATCTTGGCAACAATAAGGATGGCGGCAAGGGCGGTAAGCCAAAAGCCAAGGCCAAAAACTGGTCGGCTACCCTCTCCAGAATATGGGCTTATCTTGCCCGCCGCAAAGGGAAGCTCGCACTTGTACTGCTGATGGTGATGTTCAGTTCGGGCCTGGCGCTGCTCGGTCCCTATCTGCTCGGCGTCGGGGTGGACAAATTTCTGGATGATGTGCGTAATCCGGACAGCTCCATCGACTCGGCCTGGTTGTATTTTCTCGTTGGCCTGGCCGCCGTCTATGTCCTTCAGGCTTTAACCACCTGGCTGCACAACGTCTGGATGATCGGCATCGCTCAAGAAACGGTGTACCGGATGCGGATGGATCTGTTCACGCATCTGCACAGGCTCCCGATACCGTTCTATGGCAAGCGCCAACAGGGTGAGATCATGAGCCGTCTGACGAACGATATCGAGAACGTGAGCTCAACGCTGAACAGCTCAGCCATTCAAATCTTCTCGAGCGCGCTGACCTTAATCGGTACATTATCCGTCATGTTATGGCTTAGCCCGCTGCTTACGCTACTGACCTTCCTGGTTGTGCCGCTGATGATGATGGGGATGCGCTGGATCACCCGACGGACAGGCCCCTTGTTCAAAGAGCGTCAACGCAACCTGGGGGATCTGAACGGGTATATTGAAGAAACGCTGTCAGGACAGCGGATCATTAAGGCTTTTTCCCAGGAAGAACGGGTTGTCCGCGAATTCGATGAGCGCAATCAACGGATTCGCCTTTCGGGCTTCTGGGCGCAGAGCATCTCAGGCTTTATTCCGAAACTGATGAACGGGCTCAACAACTTGAGCTTTGCGATCGTAGCGGGAATTGGCGGCATCATGGCGATCCAGGGACATATTACGATCGGCGTCATCATTATATTTGAGAGTTACGCGCGACAGTTTACGAGACCGCTGAACGATCTGGCGAACCAATGGAATACGCTGCTGTCAGCCATCGCGGGTGCGGAACGCGTATTCGAAGTGCTGGATGAAGAGGTTGAAGCGAAGGATGAAGGGGCTGCTGTCACGCTGAAAAGCGTGGAGGGTGCGGTGAAGTTCGACAACGTATCGTTTTCTTATGAAAAAGACGGAGACACGCTGGAAGGAATCAGCTTTGAAGCGAAACCCGGCGAGATGATTGCGCTGGTCGGTCCGACCGGTGCAGGGAAAACCACCTTAATTCAGCTTCTATCCCGGTTCTACGATCCGGACAGTGGAAGCATAACCCTCGACGGGCGGGATATTTCTTCGATTCGCAGGGAGAGCCTGCGCTCGCAGATGGCTTTTGTGCTGCAGGATTCCTTCCTTTTCCAGGGCACGATCCGTGAGAATATCCGCTTCGGACGGCTGGATGCCACCGATGAGGAAGTGGAAGAAGCCGCGAAGCTGGCCAATGCCCACTCGTTTATCGTGCGGATGAAGGACGGTTATGACAAGAAACTCAAGCCTGACGGCAGCGGCATCAGCCAAGGCCAGAAGCAGTTGCTTGCGATCGCGAGGGCGATTCTGGCCAACCCTTCCATGCTGGTGCTGGATGAAGCGACAAGCAGCATCGATACGGTAACGGAGATCAAGATCCAGGAAGGATTGCAGCGGTTAATGAAGGGAAGGACGAGCTTCGTGATTGCCCATCGTCTAAATACGATCCGCTCGGCGGACCGCATCCTGGTGCTGAAGGATGGGCACCTGCTGGAACAAGGCTCTCATGATGAACTGCTGAAGCAGGGAGGGTTCTACAGCGACCTGTATTACGGCCAGTTGAAACGAGCGGCTATGTAATATTGCACCAGTGCCAAGGTAGAGGAGTGTACCATCAACGTCCAGCATCACTTGCAGCCGCGGTTTCCGCAATGAGGTTACCCGGCATAGACTATGGTTGTCTGTTGAGGACATCATGCCATATTGGAACATGCATTAAAATAGAATCAAAACCACCGGAGAGGCTTGAAGAAGCCTATTGTTACTCCGGTGGTTTTTCTATTGACCTGGTTAATCTGTTGTTCTCTCCTTACTTAGAAACTGGGGTTTGAACCTGCAGCTTACGCTGTCCCGCTCTGCCAAATTGCAGCATAAACAGCAGGAGAACTCCAGCTTGTAAGGCAAACAGGACGATATAGATGTTGCTGTAGGTGGAGGCTCCCTGGAACAGATTCAGCGGATTCCAGGAACTTCCGGCGCCAAGATCGACGGCTTTGCCGTATACCCCTGTGGCGATCGCACCTGACAGGAAGTTGAGCAGAGAGAACAATCCCATACCGACGCCGGTTTGTTCTTTGGGCAGCAACAAGGAAATCGTCTTGGAGAGCGAGATTTGCATAAACATTTGCCCCACATTGCCGAAGATCAGAAACAGCGCAATGAGGAATGGCGATATGCCCGCGAAGGTGGACAACAGAGCGAAACAGACCAGAAGCAGGGTGGACGCTATATAGAATAGATAACGTGTTCCCTTGGTATCCGCGAGCTTGCCGCCTCTTCCGCCAAGCATGGCCGTGACGATGGCTCCCGGCACCATGACAAATCCGATCCACCCCGGAGCCAAACCGTTAATATTCGCCAACAGCTGTGGAGTTAGAAAGGGCAGGGCGTAACCGACACTCACGATGAATATGGCGAGCATTAGTCCGACTGAGTAGCTTTTGTTGCTGAATAAACGGGGCTGAACAAAAGGCTCTTTAGCCGATCGAATGCGCAGGAGGAATAACAGGAACAGCATGAAGCTGCCTAAACCATATATCCAGCTTCCCTGTGTCACCGCAAGGAGCAGCAGCGCAACCGTCCCTGCCAGAAGACCGCCACCGAGCCAATCGATCCGTCCCCCCTGGCCTTGTTCATTGCCCAAATATTTGCGGTACAAGGGCAAGGTGACGAGGATCAACACCGGGATGAAGAAGAGCCATCTCCAGTGGAACACACTGACGATCAAAGCCGAGACCACCGGCCCAATTGCGCTTCCGATCGCGAGTCCGGTAGCGGTTATGCCAAGCGCGCGGCCCCGGCTTTCTGCCGGGAAGTAACGGACGGGTATGATCATGGCTGTTGCCGGAATGACGGCTGCCCCCGCAGCCTGAAGTATCCGGCCCAGCAGGACCATCCAGTAGGCTTGTGCCGATAAGCCTGTAATGGAACCGACAAAGAAGAGGAGCAAACCGAAGGTGAGCAGATTTTTGAGTTTATAGGTGTCAGCCAATTTTCCGTATATGACAGAGCCTATGGCATATATCAGCATGTAAATCGAAGATACCCAACTGACTTGGGCAAAGGAAAGCTGGAATTGCTTGCTGATTTCCGGAAGTACGATATTAAACATGGTTGCGCTCATCGATGAGAGAATCATTGTAAAAGCCAGAATGCGTATTAATTTTTCAGCCGATGGTGGTTGTTGCTGATGTTCGTTCATGTTATTTCCCCCTTTCCTTTGGTTACGATTTATTCTACAATCGATAGTTAATAAATAAAAATATATATTATGACATGCATTCATATACTTTAGGTTATCAATAAAGGAGGAAGATACCGTGGAACTGCTTCAGCTGCATTATTTTCAGACGGTGGCTAGAATGGAGCATATGACCAAAGCTGCAAAGGAACTTCGAATTGCCCAGCCTGCGCTCAGCAAGACGATTGCCCGGTTGGAGGAAGATTTGGGAGTACAACTGTTTGATCGGCAGAATCGCCAAATCAAGCTCAATTCATTCGGAAAGGCTTTTTTGAAAAGCGTAGATACGGCACTTTCGGCCATTGAGGAAGGCAAGAGAGAGGTGTCGGATTTGGCAGGTATGGAGAGGGGAAGCATACGTATTGCAACGACGGCGCTAAGCCGGCTGTCCAGAGCACTGGGTGCTTTCCGCACACGGTATCCTGAAGTGAATTTCCGCATTGTCCAGATTGCGCCCGACGCGATGATGGAGATGGTTCAGATGTTGGAGAACGGAGAGGTCGATTTATGCTTTACCGCAGCAGCATTGGATGAAGACAACATTCGGGAGATCCCGGTCCTCCATGCCGAGGTGTTCTTGGCGGTGCCTCACGGTCATCGATTGGCGGGACGGACCAGCATAACCCTTCAGGAGGTAGCGGGGGAAGCGTTCATCGAATACAAAGCAGGCCACCCGTTTCGAAAAATGAACGAGGAGTTCTGCCGTTTGGCCGGGATTAGCCGGAATGTCGTCTGTGAAGTGGATGAACCTGCAGCTTTGGCCAGCCTCGTATCCGCCGGACTTGGGGCGGCATTTGTACCCGGTTGCAAAGGGGATGAACAGCCGTCCTTCGCGATGGTGCGCATCGAGAAGCCTTCCTGCTACCGCACCTTCACCGTAGCTTGGCTGGAGCGGCGATATCTGTCTAAGGCAGCCAGGGAGTTCCAGTCCTTCCTGATAGAGTATTTCGGCGAGTTTCAGGGGCCGATGAAGCATAGGGACGTGATCTGACAACGTGTACCAGCGTATATGATGATGACGTCGGAGCAATTTCATACTCCAACAACGAAGTCTTCAAACTCCCTTGGTGGTTTCTTTCGAAACTGGCCTGGGAGGAGAAGGCTTCTTTTGTACTATCAGGTTAGCCAGAATCTTCTGGTTGACCTTTTTGTATGCCGAATCCCTTCACAATTTACCTTCCGAAAAAAGCCTTGCCTGAAATGGAACGTTCTGGTATGCTATTGTCCTTCTCTCATTTTCGCCTTGTCTGAAGTGGATGGGTCTGCCATCTAAAATGCTTATCGGAGGTGCTTCATGCTTTATTTTACATTGGCTTCCAAAGCCTATGCCCGCAATTTGCAGTACCGCGGCGCACACATGGTGCACAATATCGCCAGCGCGATGTTCGGCTTCATGTATGCCTGTATCTGGATCGGTCTCGGTGCGGACTACGCGCTCGGAGATTACGGAACGCAGGGAATGGTCGGTTATATCGCCTTTACGCAAGCTGCGCTCTGGGTTTCCAGTTTCGTCACGAATGGCCTCGGCATTCCCCAAGCCGTGCGAACCGGCCATATTTCTCTGGATTTGATGCGTCCCGTTCACTTGTTCAGTCATTTGATGGCCAAGGAATGGGGGCAAATCGCCTACCAATTCGTTTATAAATCGATCCCGATCTACCTGGTGTATTACTTTGCCTTCTCGCTGCATTTACCCGGAAAAGCATCTACCTTCCTCTATGTTGCCATTGCGCTTGCAGGTGCCGCCTACTTATCGATCTGCATCAACTATCTCATCGGCGCATCCGCATTATGGACAACGGAATCGTCTTGGTTGTATTGGGGCAACCATGCGATGATCAATCTGCTTGCAGGCTTCTTCATTCCGATTGAATGGCTGCCAGGCTGGCTTCAGACGCTGGCATGGTGGTCGCCGTATCCTTATCTGCTCTATGTGCCGACTCGAATTTATCTGGGTTTTGATGACGTTTCCTATCTATGGGGTACGCTCCTATGGTGCGTGCTGCTCACGCTGGCTAGCCTTCTGGCAACAGACTTCCTGAGACGGAAAGTGGAGGTGCAAGGAGGATGACCACAAGATCCTGGCTATCTCTGTATGCGCTGCTGATCCGTACCAGCATCAAAAGCCGCATGCAGTACAAATTTAATTTTATCCTGGCTTCGTTTCTCGCCGCCTTGATTCAGATTTCCGAATTCCTTATGGTCGCTATCGTGCTCTACAAGTTTGGGGCCATACAGGGATGGTCCATGCATGAAATCGGGTATTTGTTTGCCGTGATGACCTTATCGAAGACGCTCTACCGGACGTTTGCGGATGAAGTGCACCATCTTGAACACTACCTGGTTAACGGTGAGCTTGATCAGTTGCTGACCCGTCCCATGCCGGTACTGCTGGCGCTCATGCCGCAGAAATTCCGGATTATGCTGGGGGAAGTGCTGCAGGGCGGTTTTCTGCTCTGGTGGTCGCTGCATGGCATGATGGCGGCAGGGCAAGTTGGATGGAGCGCGGTGCCGCAATCGCTTTATATTATCGTCACGGGGGCCGTCATCCTGTTCTCAATCGGACTCGCTACCGCAACGTTCGGTTTTTGGACGACCCGTATCACCGAGCTTCAAAATATTACGGAGGACGCTGCCCGGACAGCAGCCCAGTATCCGCTCACGCTGTATCCCAAATGGATGTCGTCGATCCTGCTGATCGTGGTTCCGGTCGGTTTAGTTAATTACATCCCGTCATTATACATACTGCGGGGCGAGCTCGGAGCCTGGGTGCTGCCTGCGTTGGCTGGAGCGGCTCTATTATGCCTTTTCTTAAGTCTGAAATTCTGGCAATTTGGTTTGACCAAATATCAAAGTACAGGGAGCTAAAGGAGGAACGCGTCAATGATTGAAGTCCACAACATTCGCAAGGAGTTCAAAACGCCGGTTGTGAAGGAGGGGCGCTTCTCCGGTGTGCGAACCCTGTTTACGCGAGAATACCGGACGAAGGAAGCCGTG
Above is a window of Paenibacillus sp. FSL K6-1330 DNA encoding:
- a CDS encoding ABC-2 family transporter protein, translated to MTTRSWLSLYALLIRTSIKSRMQYKFNFILASFLAALIQISEFLMVAIVLYKFGAIQGWSMHEIGYLFAVMTLSKTLYRTFADEVHHLEHYLVNGELDQLLTRPMPVLLALMPQKFRIMLGEVLQGGFLLWWSLHGMMAAGQVGWSAVPQSLYIIVTGAVILFSIGLATATFGFWTTRITELQNITEDAARTAAQYPLTLYPKWMSSILLIVVPVGLVNYIPSLYILRGELGAWVLPALAGAALLCLFLSLKFWQFGLTKYQSTGS
- a CDS encoding ABC transporter ATP-binding protein, translated to MLKAFTEPFRHPRPKIDLGNNKDGGKGGKPKAKAKNWSATLSRIWAYLARRKGKLALVLLMVMFSSGLALLGPYLLGVGVDKFLDDVRNPDSSIDSAWLYFLVGLAAVYVLQALTTWLHNVWMIGIAQETVYRMRMDLFTHLHRLPIPFYGKRQQGEIMSRLTNDIENVSSTLNSSAIQIFSSALTLIGTLSVMLWLSPLLTLLTFLVVPLMMMGMRWITRRTGPLFKERQRNLGDLNGYIEETLSGQRIIKAFSQEERVVREFDERNQRIRLSGFWAQSISGFIPKLMNGLNNLSFAIVAGIGGIMAIQGHITIGVIIIFESYARQFTRPLNDLANQWNTLLSAIAGAERVFEVLDEEVEAKDEGAAVTLKSVEGAVKFDNVSFSYEKDGDTLEGISFEAKPGEMIALVGPTGAGKTTLIQLLSRFYDPDSGSITLDGRDISSIRRESLRSQMAFVLQDSFLFQGTIRENIRFGRLDATDEEVEEAAKLANAHSFIVRMKDGYDKKLKPDGSGISQGQKQLLAIARAILANPSMLVLDEATSSIDTVTEIKIQEGLQRLMKGRTSFVIAHRLNTIRSADRILVLKDGHLLEQGSHDELLKQGGFYSDLYYGQLKRAAM
- a CDS encoding ABC-2 family transporter protein, which translates into the protein MLYFTLASKAYARNLQYRGAHMVHNIASAMFGFMYACIWIGLGADYALGDYGTQGMVGYIAFTQAALWVSSFVTNGLGIPQAVRTGHISLDLMRPVHLFSHLMAKEWGQIAYQFVYKSIPIYLVYYFAFSLHLPGKASTFLYVAIALAGAAYLSICINYLIGASALWTTESSWLYWGNHAMINLLAGFFIPIEWLPGWLQTLAWWSPYPYLLYVPTRIYLGFDDVSYLWGTLLWCVLLTLASLLATDFLRRKVEVQGG
- a CDS encoding MFS transporter gives rise to the protein MNEHQQQPPSAEKLIRILAFTMILSSMSATMFNIVLPEISKQFQLSFAQVSWVSSIYMLIYAIGSVIYGKLADTYKLKNLLTFGLLLFFVGSITGLSAQAYWMVLLGRILQAAGAAVIPATAMIIPVRYFPAESRGRALGITATGLAIGSAIGPVVSALIVSVFHWRWLFFIPVLILVTLPLYRKYLGNEQGQGGRIDWLGGGLLAGTVALLLLAVTQGSWIYGLGSFMLFLLFLLRIRSAKEPFVQPRLFSNKSYSVGLMLAIFIVSVGYALPFLTPQLLANINGLAPGWIGFVMVPGAIVTAMLGGRGGKLADTKGTRYLFYIASTLLLVCFALLSTFAGISPFLIALFLIFGNVGQMFMQISLSKTISLLLPKEQTGVGMGLFSLLNFLSGAIATGVYGKAVDLGAGSSWNPLNLFQGASTYSNIYIVLFALQAGVLLLFMLQFGRAGQRKLQVQTPVSK
- a CDS encoding LysR family transcriptional regulator, which encodes MELLQLHYFQTVARMEHMTKAAKELRIAQPALSKTIARLEEDLGVQLFDRQNRQIKLNSFGKAFLKSVDTALSAIEEGKREVSDLAGMERGSIRIATTALSRLSRALGAFRTRYPEVNFRIVQIAPDAMMEMVQMLENGEVDLCFTAAALDEDNIREIPVLHAEVFLAVPHGHRLAGRTSITLQEVAGEAFIEYKAGHPFRKMNEEFCRLAGISRNVVCEVDEPAALASLVSAGLGAAFVPGCKGDEQPSFAMVRIEKPSCYRTFTVAWLERRYLSKAAREFQSFLIEYFGEFQGPMKHRDVI